One window from the genome of Natrialba magadii ATCC 43099 encodes:
- the hisB gene encoding imidazoleglycerol-phosphate dehydratase HisB — translation MTTSERRATVTRDTGETEIECTLTVDGDGSATVDTGIGFFDHMLTAFARHGLFDLELECDGDLEIDDHHTVEDVAIVLGSAFDEALDDRAGIVRYADRRVPLDEAVADVVVDVSGRPRFYFDGAFSQDQIGEFTSDMARHFAESLAMNAGLTLHAGVTGENAHHEAEALFKALARSLDDATRVDERREDAPSTKGTLTE, via the coding sequence ATGACCACGAGCGAGCGTCGCGCCACCGTTACGCGCGACACCGGCGAGACGGAAATCGAATGCACACTAACCGTCGACGGCGACGGTTCCGCCACCGTCGATACCGGCATCGGCTTCTTCGATCACATGCTGACCGCCTTCGCTCGCCACGGCCTGTTCGACCTCGAACTCGAGTGCGACGGTGATCTGGAGATCGACGATCACCACACGGTCGAGGACGTGGCAATTGTGCTCGGATCGGCGTTCGACGAGGCGCTCGACGACCGCGCGGGGATCGTCCGGTACGCAGATCGGCGGGTGCCGCTGGACGAGGCGGTTGCGGACGTGGTGGTCGACGTGAGCGGGCGGCCGCGCTTTTACTTCGATGGGGCGTTTTCCCAGGACCAGATCGGCGAGTTCACGAGCGATATGGCGCGTCATTTCGCGGAGTCGCTGGCGATGAACGCGGGACTGACGCTGCACGCGGGCGTGACTGGCGAGAACGCGCACCACGAGGCTGAGGCGTTGTTCAAGGCGCTGGCGCGGTCGCTCGACGATGCGACGCGAGTGGATGAACGAAGAGAGGATGCGCCGAGTACGAAGGGGACGTTGACCGAGTAG
- a CDS encoding TrkH family potassium uptake protein, whose amino-acid sequence MRIRVDWRSSCSLTGTVLRWLSIPLAAPALLAVLDGNDPVPFLVAIAVAIASGLALEQLSADRELGQRESFLMVALTWLGVASVGAIPFLFAGAGSAGESAFTGLINTPINAFFESMSGLTTTGATVMEEWDFNNQPRSILLWRQLIQWLGGLGILIVAIGLLSHLMVGGAQLMETESQTRNVRKLRPHISETARLIWGLYVGLTLLAVAVFYGLHLLGFADGMDLFNAVSHALTSVATAGFSPEGDSIAAFSPIVQWSIIPFMILGSTNFVLLYYITQGEFERPLQSEELRFYLGVLALFSALVVGILAFDADLDLGIEPTIRHGVFNVVSLVTTTGYASMDFNQWSPGAKHMLFLSMFIGGMAGSTTCSIKSLRWLVVLKAFKRNLFTAIHPEAVRPLRVSGSVVDEETVNDIFGYVLLAIVIFFGLTVLLVVDAARAGTDVSEFGALGAAASIFMNIGPAFELAGPMENYNDFSAFSRSVMVIMMWIGRIEIVPVLVLLLPAYWRS is encoded by the coding sequence ATGAGGATTCGTGTCGACTGGCGCTCGAGTTGTAGCCTCACCGGAACGGTGCTGCGGTGGCTCTCAATCCCGCTCGCAGCGCCGGCGTTGCTCGCAGTACTCGACGGAAACGACCCGGTTCCGTTCCTGGTCGCTATCGCCGTTGCGATTGCGAGTGGGCTGGCACTCGAGCAGTTGAGTGCTGACCGCGAGCTCGGCCAGCGCGAGTCGTTCCTGATGGTTGCGCTCACGTGGCTCGGCGTCGCAAGCGTCGGTGCAATCCCGTTTCTCTTCGCAGGGGCCGGCTCGGCCGGCGAATCCGCCTTTACCGGGCTCATCAACACACCGATCAACGCCTTCTTCGAGAGCATGAGCGGGCTGACGACAACGGGCGCAACCGTCATGGAGGAGTGGGATTTCAACAACCAGCCGCGCTCGATCTTGCTGTGGCGACAGCTCATCCAGTGGCTCGGCGGGCTCGGGATCCTGATCGTCGCGATCGGTCTGCTCTCACACCTGATGGTCGGTGGTGCACAGCTGATGGAAACCGAGAGTCAGACGCGAAACGTCCGCAAGCTTCGACCACACATCTCTGAAACGGCACGGCTCATCTGGGGGCTGTACGTTGGGCTCACGCTCCTCGCCGTCGCCGTCTTCTACGGACTGCACCTCCTGGGATTCGCGGACGGGATGGACCTATTCAACGCAGTTTCGCACGCGCTGACGAGTGTGGCGACCGCCGGCTTCTCGCCGGAAGGAGACAGCATCGCCGCGTTCTCGCCGATTGTCCAGTGGTCGATCATCCCGTTCATGATCCTCGGCTCGACCAACTTCGTCCTTCTCTACTACATCACGCAAGGGGAGTTCGAGCGCCCGCTGCAGTCCGAAGAGCTCCGATTCTATCTCGGCGTACTCGCTCTGTTCAGCGCGCTCGTCGTCGGGATTCTCGCGTTCGATGCAGACCTCGACCTGGGTATCGAGCCGACGATCCGCCACGGCGTGTTCAACGTCGTCTCGCTGGTGACGACGACCGGCTACGCGAGCATGGACTTCAACCAGTGGAGTCCTGGTGCGAAGCATATGCTGTTTCTCTCTATGTTCATCGGCGGGATGGCCGGGAGTACGACCTGTTCGATCAAGTCGCTGCGCTGGCTGGTCGTCCTGAAGGCGTTCAAGCGAAATCTCTTCACGGCGATCCACCCCGAGGCAGTCCGCCCGCTCCGGGTCAGTGGCAGTGTCGTCGACGAGGAGACCGTCAACGACATCTTCGGCTACGTCCTGCTCGCCATCGTCATCTTCTTCGGCCTGACGGTCCTGCTCGTCGTCGACGCCGCACGCGCCGGCACCGACGTCAGCGAATTCGGCGCACTCGGTGCTGCAGCCTCAATCTTCATGAACATCGGCCCCGCGTTCGAACTCGCCGGTCCGATGGAGAACTACAACGACTTTTCGGCCTTTTCGCGGTCCGTCATGGTCATCATGATGTGGATCGGCCGAATCGAAATCGTTCCCGTCCTCGTCCTGCTGTTGCCGGCGTACTGGCGATCCTGA
- the hisA gene encoding 1-(5-phosphoribosyl)-5-[(5-phosphoribosylamino)methylideneamino]imidazole-4-carboxamide isomerase — MTDADDSSSHTDSSDPTDPTSFDVIPAVDIQNGEVVQLVQGERGTEKTYGDPVDAATRWLEAGADSLHLVDLDGAFDGERENTAAIESVLESVDVPTQLGGGIRTAADARDVLDRGVDRVILGTAAVEDPDIVAEISETHPDSVIVSLDAKDGEVVVEGWTEGAGVSPVEAAERYEELGATAILFTNVDVEGQLEGVATEPVRELVDATDVPVIASGGVATLEDIRALEEAGAAAAVVGSALYEGNFTLEEAKAVVGDDGDDGDDSHDE; from the coding sequence ATGACTGACGCAGACGACTCGTCTTCTCACACAGACTCGAGTGACCCCACTGACCCGACCAGCTTCGACGTCATCCCCGCCGTCGACATCCAGAACGGCGAGGTCGTCCAGCTCGTCCAGGGCGAGCGCGGCACCGAGAAAACCTACGGCGACCCCGTCGACGCCGCCACACGCTGGCTCGAGGCCGGCGCCGACTCGCTCCACCTCGTCGACTTAGACGGCGCGTTCGACGGCGAGCGCGAGAACACCGCCGCGATCGAGAGCGTACTCGAGTCCGTCGATGTCCCGACGCAACTCGGTGGCGGGATTCGAACGGCCGCGGACGCACGGGACGTACTCGACCGCGGCGTCGACCGGGTTATCCTCGGCACTGCGGCGGTCGAGGACCCCGATATCGTTGCGGAAATCAGTGAGACGCATCCCGACAGCGTCATCGTCAGTCTCGATGCGAAAGACGGCGAGGTCGTCGTCGAGGGCTGGACCGAGGGTGCGGGCGTCTCGCCGGTCGAAGCGGCCGAACGCTACGAGGAACTCGGGGCTACCGCAATCCTGTTCACCAACGTCGACGTGGAGGGGCAACTCGAGGGCGTGGCCACGGAACCGGTCCGCGAACTGGTCGACGCCACGGATGTCCCGGTGATCGCGAGCGGGGGTGTGGCGACGCTCGAAGATATCCGGGCACTCGAGGAGGCGGGTGCGGCGGCGGCCGTGGTTGGAAGTGCGCTGTACGAAGGGAATTTCACGCTAGAGGAGGCGAAGGCTGTGGTTGGCGACGATGGTGACGATGGTGACGATAGCCACGACGAGTAA
- a CDS encoding inorganic phosphate transporter, with the protein MVETLLVVGIIASVFVGFNIGGSSTGITWGPSVGAGIVTKTAAAAIMTVFVFLGGMTVGQNVMGTLSEDIITIDLTLSAGVAVLFFIGLGILVANIFGVPVPTSMTTVGAIAGLGLATGTLNYAVIAEIISWWVVTPIIGFWIGGIIGRYLYPWVNQRVDIKSTDGPLLSLDRQGAVPKPALGPNTTAQELATTVVVLIIGCYMAFSAGASNVPNAAAPLVGEAGLEVTQAVIIATAAIGLGGFTIARRTMDSVGGELSDIPLLAALFVMVTASTITTALSYIGIPISLVMATVMTIVGIGWGRATRPITFREAVTRDTDAQDRDIELGAIVAEEQESEQAPAIGEEEPEEVLNAADLFNPRAVIKYISMWIIGPSMSTLLAYGFFILLPGVA; encoded by the coding sequence ATGGTAGAAACGCTTCTCGTAGTCGGGATTATCGCGTCTGTCTTCGTTGGTTTCAATATCGGGGGATCGTCGACGGGGATCACGTGGGGGCCGTCGGTCGGCGCTGGCATCGTCACGAAGACGGCCGCGGCAGCGATCATGACCGTGTTCGTGTTCCTCGGCGGGATGACGGTTGGACAGAACGTCATGGGAACACTCAGCGAGGATATCATTACGATCGATCTCACGCTCTCGGCTGGCGTCGCCGTCCTCTTCTTTATCGGCCTCGGCATCCTCGTCGCCAACATTTTCGGCGTTCCCGTCCCTACGTCGATGACGACCGTCGGTGCAATCGCCGGACTCGGGCTGGCGACCGGGACTCTCAACTACGCGGTGATCGCCGAAATCATCTCCTGGTGGGTCGTGACACCGATCATCGGCTTCTGGATCGGCGGCATTATCGGGCGGTATCTCTACCCGTGGGTCAACCAGCGCGTCGACATCAAAAGCACCGACGGCCCGCTCCTCAGCCTCGACCGTCAGGGTGCAGTCCCGAAACCGGCGCTCGGACCGAATACGACCGCCCAGGAACTCGCAACGACGGTCGTCGTCCTCATTATTGGCTGTTACATGGCGTTCAGTGCCGGCGCGAGCAACGTCCCGAACGCCGCGGCGCCGTTGGTTGGTGAGGCTGGCTTGGAAGTGACACAAGCAGTCATCATCGCAACCGCCGCAATCGGACTCGGTGGCTTTACGATCGCCAGACGAACGATGGACTCTGTCGGCGGTGAACTGAGCGACATTCCGCTCCTCGCCGCACTATTCGTGATGGTAACTGCTTCGACGATCACGACCGCGCTCTCCTATATCGGCATTCCAATCAGCCTCGTGATGGCCACCGTCATGACCATCGTTGGCATCGGCTGGGGGCGAGCAACCCGCCCAATCACGTTCCGAGAGGCCGTCACCCGCGACACCGACGCACAAGACCGCGATATCGAACTGGGTGCGATCGTCGCCGAAGAACAGGAAAGTGAACAGGCCCCAGCAATCGGTGAAGAAGAACCCGAAGAAGTGCTCAACGCAGCCGATCTGTTCAATCCACGGGCAGTCATCAAGTACATCTCGATGTGGATCATCGGTCCGTCGATGTCGACGCTGCTGGCCTACGGATTCTTCATACTCCTTCCAGGGGTTGCGTGA
- a CDS encoding universal stress protein, with product MLSKILVPMDRSEHAGRALEYALENVPEADVTVLHVVGVPSMMMGDAVALTLEDDISDAAAKRAEPVFELAHEIADERDREIKTIVGIGHPARNIVDRAEEYDTIVLGSHGEDWDRATRRFLVGNVAETVSKRSPVPVTIVH from the coding sequence ATGCTCTCGAAAATTCTCGTGCCGATGGACAGGTCCGAACACGCCGGTCGTGCACTCGAGTACGCGCTCGAAAACGTTCCTGAGGCCGACGTCACTGTCCTGCACGTCGTCGGCGTTCCGTCGATGATGATGGGCGATGCGGTGGCACTAACGCTTGAGGACGACATCAGCGACGCGGCTGCGAAGCGCGCCGAACCGGTGTTCGAGTTGGCACACGAAATCGCCGATGAACGGGACCGGGAGATCAAGACGATTGTCGGTATCGGTCATCCGGCACGGAATATCGTCGACCGTGCCGAGGAGTACGACACGATCGTTCTCGGAAGTCACGGCGAAGACTGGGACCGTGCGACACGTCGATTCCTCGTCGGGAACGTCGCCGAAACAGTGTCGAAACGCTCACCGGTGCCGGTAACGATCGTCCACTAG
- the fer gene encoding ferredoxin Fer, which produces MPTVEYLNYEVLDDQGWEMDDDDLFEKAADADFGEEDYGSLEVNEGEYILEAAEAQGYDWPFSCRAGACANCAAIVTEGEIQMDMQQILSDEEVEDKNVRLTCIGSAETDEVKMVYNAKHLDYLQNRVI; this is translated from the coding sequence ATGCCCACGGTAGAATACCTCAACTACGAAGTGCTGGACGACCAGGGTTGGGAAATGGACGACGACGACCTCTTCGAGAAAGCTGCAGACGCCGACTTCGGCGAAGAGGACTACGGCTCCCTCGAGGTCAACGAGGGCGAATACATCCTCGAAGCCGCCGAGGCACAGGGCTACGACTGGCCCTTCTCGTGCCGCGCCGGTGCCTGTGCAAACTGCGCAGCCATCGTCACGGAAGGCGAAATCCAGATGGACATGCAGCAGATCCTCTCGGACGAAGAGGTCGAGGACAAGAACGTCCGCCTGACCTGCATTGGCTCCGCCGAGACTGACGAGGTCAAGATGGTCTACAACGCAAAGCACCTCGACTACCTGCAGAACCGCGTCATTTAA
- a CDS encoding cupin domain-containing protein, whose amino-acid sequence MGYHHVNTNDIEPFDSPGREFRSIGRAIGLETLGISHVVAEPGEQIPLQYHYHEEQEEAFYVISGVLHVETPDDEYVVEEDEVFIAEPTSPHRAYNPNQSASSVEVLAFGAPSVDDIHPYEP is encoded by the coding sequence ATGGGCTATCATCACGTTAACACAAACGACATCGAACCGTTCGATTCCCCCGGTCGTGAATTCCGATCAATTGGCCGTGCAATCGGACTCGAAACGCTTGGAATTAGCCATGTCGTTGCAGAGCCGGGTGAACAGATCCCGCTGCAGTATCATTATCACGAAGAACAAGAAGAAGCGTTCTACGTCATAAGCGGTGTGCTACATGTTGAGACACCTGATGACGAGTACGTTGTCGAGGAGGACGAGGTGTTTATTGCCGAACCAACGAGTCCACATCGCGCGTACAATCCCAACCAGTCCGCCTCTTCAGTCGAAGTATTGGCGTTCGGCGCGCCGTCAGTCGACGATATCCATCCATACGAACCGTAA
- the glmM gene encoding phosphoglucosamine mutase produces the protein MEVFGSSGTRGVANEELTPAFVLRVAKAAGTAWQVDRVAIARDTRYTGRMLADAAASGLTSTGTDVDRLGIVPTPGAQGYAEREGVPVIVITASHNPPQYNGIKLVGSDGVELAVTDLEAVEETLLAGEFAVSPWDETGRVRDIDGARDAYIDELLAASNREAISDADLTVALDPGHGAGTLTSPEFFRELGCRVRTVNSQPDGKFPGRDPEPVPDNLGDLGRLVRTTDADIGIAHDGDADRAIFFDENGEFVSGDAALAALAAAQLESGETTVSAVNVSQRLVDVVTNVGADLELTPIGSTNIITRIEELEANGEHVPIAGEGNGGIFFPDYRLSRDGAYTAARFLELVAEQPVSEIVAPYDGYANIRRNIKYESTAERDAMLDAAANHAHAADAELNTRDGYRLDYGDAWVLARPSGTEPLVRVYAEARDADRATELVEEMYETLAEAKADS, from the coding sequence ATGGAAGTCTTCGGATCGAGCGGGACACGTGGCGTCGCCAACGAGGAGCTGACGCCGGCGTTCGTCCTGCGGGTTGCCAAAGCGGCGGGCACGGCCTGGCAGGTGGACCGGGTCGCAATTGCTCGCGACACCCGCTACACGGGACGGATGCTGGCCGATGCGGCAGCGAGCGGACTGACGAGTACGGGCACCGACGTCGACCGATTGGGAATCGTTCCGACGCCGGGCGCGCAGGGGTACGCCGAACGCGAGGGCGTCCCCGTCATCGTCATCACCGCCTCGCACAATCCGCCCCAGTACAACGGCATCAAACTCGTCGGCAGCGACGGCGTCGAACTCGCCGTTACTGACCTCGAAGCCGTCGAGGAGACGCTGCTCGCGGGCGAGTTCGCCGTCTCCCCGTGGGACGAGACTGGCCGAGTCCGTGACATCGACGGCGCTCGCGACGCATACATCGACGAGTTGCTCGCCGCCTCGAACCGCGAGGCGATCTCCGATGCCGACCTGACGGTCGCACTCGACCCCGGCCACGGCGCAGGGACGCTCACCAGCCCCGAGTTCTTCCGCGAACTCGGCTGTCGCGTCCGCACGGTCAACAGCCAGCCTGACGGCAAGTTCCCCGGCCGGGACCCCGAACCAGTTCCCGACAACCTCGGCGATCTGGGCCGCCTCGTCCGGACGACCGACGCCGATATCGGCATCGCCCACGACGGCGACGCCGACCGCGCTATCTTCTTCGACGAGAACGGCGAGTTCGTCTCCGGCGACGCAGCGCTGGCCGCCCTCGCTGCGGCCCAACTCGAGTCCGGCGAGACGACGGTGTCTGCGGTCAACGTCTCCCAGCGGCTCGTCGACGTCGTGACCAACGTCGGTGCCGACCTCGAACTCACGCCGATCGGGTCGACGAACATCATCACACGGATCGAGGAACTCGAGGCCAACGGTGAACACGTCCCGATCGCGGGCGAGGGCAACGGCGGCATCTTCTTCCCTGATTACCGACTCTCGCGCGACGGGGCCTACACAGCAGCCCGGTTCCTCGAGTTGGTCGCCGAACAGCCGGTGAGCGAAATCGTCGCACCGTACGACGGGTATGCGAACATTCGGCGCAATATCAAGTATGAGTCGACGGCCGAACGCGACGCGATGCTCGATGCGGCGGCGAATCACGCCCACGCGGCGGATGCGGAGTTGAATACGCGCGACGGCTATCGTCTCGATTACGGTGATGCCTGGGTGTTGGCTCGCCCGTCCGGCACTGAACCGCTCGTTCGGGTCTATGCGGAAGCGCGTGACGCGGACCGGGCGACCGAACTGGTCGAGGAGATGTACGAGACGCTCGCCGAGGCGAAGGCAGACTCCTGA
- a CDS encoding HVO_0234 family beta-propeller protein, whose translation MDSIEEKRVFGDRAGAVQAYVASSIGVVRVHIAGETVGEFSLCARCDARDIATTQSGRVVVATDEDVRIEAHLDRTDTDDRNAASEFSLTDTGFGPATAVGVTETTLLAARPDGSIAVREYEPSDDPRETQRDSDWEELEFERGGPEALDSHPTTIRAIDGDLLATDAGVYRLRETAGAWVLEHAGLTDVVDVSAGAVPLAATADGLYRLGNGWMKVLEGTVETVTADPQAEPGRLSRAHAVRTTGAATAANTAETAAETASAETTEADLYAFEDETWEQVPVEPVDESIVDVGYGPRATAEKEAATTLESVYAVTESGTVLVSTTESGASTTPDAWRQRSVGVTGVTGLVVRPE comes from the coding sequence ATGGACTCTATCGAGGAAAAGCGCGTCTTCGGCGACCGCGCTGGCGCGGTCCAGGCCTACGTCGCAAGTTCGATCGGCGTCGTCCGCGTCCACATCGCCGGCGAGACCGTCGGCGAGTTCAGCCTCTGTGCACGCTGTGACGCACGAGATATCGCAACGACCCAGTCCGGCCGCGTCGTCGTCGCAACTGACGAAGACGTTCGTATAGAAGCGCACCTCGACCGTACAGATACCGACGACCGGAACGCAGCCAGCGAGTTCTCCCTCACAGACACCGGTTTTGGACCCGCAACCGCAGTCGGCGTCACCGAAACGACACTCCTCGCTGCGAGACCCGATGGCAGCATCGCCGTTCGGGAATACGAACCCAGCGACGACCCACGGGAGACCCAACGAGACAGCGACTGGGAAGAACTCGAGTTCGAACGCGGCGGCCCCGAAGCGCTCGACAGTCACCCAACCACGATCCGTGCAATCGACGGCGACCTACTCGCGACCGACGCCGGCGTCTACCGGCTTCGCGAGACGGCTGGAGCGTGGGTACTCGAGCACGCCGGCCTGACGGACGTTGTCGACGTATCGGCGGGGGCGGTGCCGCTCGCGGCGACAGCGGACGGGCTCTACAGACTCGGAAACGGCTGGATGAAGGTTCTCGAGGGGACCGTCGAGACGGTGACAGCAGATCCACAGGCTGAACCGGGGCGGCTGTCGCGTGCACACGCTGTGAGGACAACTGGGGCAGCCACGGCAGCGAATACGGCAGAAACGGCTGCAGAGACCGCGAGCGCCGAGACGACAGAAGCGGACCTGTACGCGTTCGAAGACGAGACCTGGGAGCAGGTACCGGTCGAACCGGTCGACGAGAGCATCGTCGACGTCGGCTATGGCCCGCGAGCGACGGCAGAAAAGGAAGCAGCGACAACCCTCGAATCGGTCTACGCCGTCACCGAAAGCGGCACCGTCCTCGTCTCGACGACCGAGTCGGGTGCGTCCACCACACCGGATGCGTGGCGACAGCGGTCGGTCGGCGTCACCGGTGTGACGGGGCTCGTTGTCCGCCCTGAATGA
- a CDS encoding ribose-phosphate diphosphokinase yields the protein MIISGAASQALAAALARELEEPLATAEYDRFPDGELLATVPDLADSDGIGDTDRAIIVASTVSSDAHLELLQLQDAAREAGVSEVVTVLPYMGYARQDKAFEAGHPISARAVARAISSTTDRVLTVTPHEDAVCEFFEPTATAIDAADRLAEPLPDDLTNPVFLSPDAGATDLAKTVRDAYGDGSGETDYFEKVRHSGTEVEITPSDVDVTGRDVVVADDIIATGSTMSEAVAVLQERGVGRVFVTCVHPLLASNAVTKLSQAGVEAIYGTDTIERQQSAVSVAPSIAAHL from the coding sequence ATGATCATCAGCGGAGCCGCCTCCCAGGCGCTCGCCGCCGCGCTCGCACGCGAACTCGAGGAACCGCTCGCCACAGCCGAATACGACCGTTTCCCGGATGGGGAACTGCTCGCTACCGTCCCTGATCTGGCCGACAGCGACGGCATCGGCGACACCGACCGCGCGATTATCGTCGCTTCCACCGTCTCGAGTGACGCCCACCTCGAACTGCTCCAGCTACAAGACGCCGCCCGCGAAGCCGGCGTCTCGGAGGTCGTCACCGTCCTCCCCTACATGGGCTACGCTCGCCAGGACAAGGCGTTCGAGGCCGGCCACCCGATTTCGGCTCGCGCTGTCGCACGGGCCATCTCGAGTACCACCGACCGCGTCCTCACCGTCACCCCACACGAGGACGCAGTCTGTGAGTTCTTCGAGCCGACGGCGACGGCCATCGACGCGGCGGACCGCCTCGCGGAGCCGCTACCCGACGACCTCACGAATCCAGTCTTCCTCTCGCCCGACGCGGGTGCGACCGACCTCGCCAAGACGGTTCGAGACGCCTACGGCGACGGTTCGGGCGAGACGGACTACTTCGAGAAGGTGCGCCACTCCGGCACGGAGGTCGAGATCACGCCGAGTGACGTGGACGTCACAGGCCGCGACGTCGTCGTCGCGGACGACATCATCGCAACGGGGTCGACGATGAGCGAAGCCGTCGCCGTCCTGCAAGAGCGCGGCGTTGGTCGTGTCTTCGTCACGTGCGTCCACCCGCTGCTCGCGAGCAACGCGGTCACCAAACTCTCGCAGGCCGGCGTCGAAGCGATCTACGGGACGGACACGATCGAACGCCAGCAGAGTGCGGTCTCGGTCGCGCCGTCGATCGCCGCCCACCTTTGA